TTATGTGAATGAGAACTCTCTTTGAGAGATTGGAATgagtaaaaataatactttttactAATGTTTGAAAtttggtggctgggcacagtcatgcctgtaatcctaacactttgggaggccaaggtgggtgatcacaaggtcaagagttcaagaccagcctggccaacaaggtgaaaccccatcactactaaaaatacaaaattagctaggggtggtggcacatgcctgtaatcccagctactcaggaggctaaggcaggagaattgcttgaacccaggaggcggaggttgcagtgagccaagatcgtgccactatactccagcctgggtaacagatcaagactccatcttagaaaaaaaaaagaattttggagaGAGTTATAATAAGAAATTGGtaggagtttaaaaaaattttttttgcatttccttaTCAGCTTGAAGAGAAACAACTCAATATCTTATTTGTCCTTTATTTTCAAcaagacaaatattttctttactaattgtaattattaattttttttttaggtggagtctcactctgtcccccaggctgcagtgcagtggctcaatttcggctgactgcaacctctacctcccgggttcaagtgattctttttattttttttgctttcttttcatggaaattattgttttttaatttttttcttcaaaaaaaatgggatacatgtgcagaacatgcaggttggtTACATTGGTATATGTGTGCATGGTGGTTTATTGCACCAAGTACTTCttttttctcagcctcctgagtagctgagaccacagttgtgcaccactgtgctaaattaattttgtatttttagtagagacagtgtttcaccacgttggccaggctggtcttgaactcctgacctcaagtgattcgcccatgttggctttccaaagtgctgggattacaggcgtgagataaATATTGTCTTTATATTCTAGAATATAAAAACttactttctctttgcttttcctaAGCCACTGCTTCCTGCCTCTTCAGGAATATGATTCTCTTTTTCAGAATCTTTAGAGGACATCCTAAAGAATTCTCCAATTCCTTTCTGCCACTTGGGAGTTGGGCGCACACAAACGGGATTCCCTCCTGCATATTTATTTTCAGCTGTAAAATATAAACAGATGGAACTAGATAAGAACTAAGAATACAATCGCCATTCCTTAAACAACATAATTCCTTCTTTAACATCACATTCTCAAAGGTATTAAATAATCTTTAAgatatacacattttaaagaattagaaaacatgACACAAAAGCTGCATTCAAACAGTAAACTCAGTTTGATGGTTATCTTAGCAAAAACAGCAGTAACAGAATTTTtacaactgaaaatatttttgtattttgcccaCAAGTAGAACTATTTAAATATTCTTGTATGTACTGACATATTAAAGCTTGACACACTTTTTCCTAAGATAGCACAATATAGTATAGAGTGCCAACATTTTACTTACTAAGTCGTTTAGTTAAAGCACATATAAGAAGCAAAGTGAAAGTCTCTACAAAAGTAGATTCCATTTTttcggctgggattacaggccgaggcgggtggatcatgaggtcaagagttgagaccatcctggtcaacatggtgaaagcccatctctactaaaaatatgaaaaattggctgggcatggtggcgtgtgcctgtagtcccagctactcgggaggctgaggcaggagaattgcctgaacccaggaggcggaggttgcggtgagccgagatcgcgccattgcactccagcctgggtaacgagagcgaaactgtctcaaaaaaaaaaaaaaaaaagtagattccaTTTTTCAAAGCACTTGGCTCCTTTTCAGTTCATAACAGCAATTCAATTCCTGGCTTttgctatgttttattttgttttgtttttgtttgttttttgagatggagtctagctctgtcacccaggctggagtgcagtgacatgatctaagctcactgcactcagctcacctgggttcaagcaattctcctgcctcagcgtcctgggattacaggtgcctacccccacacccagctaatgtttgtatttttagtagaaatggggtttcactgtgttggccaggctggtctcaaactcctgacttcatgatctgcctgcctcggcctccaaaagtgctgggattacaagcatgagccatcgttTCCGGCCAATTCCTGGTTATTTTTGAGCAGTAATGTAAGGAGAAATTGATGGAAAATTCTTGCCTCTTTATAAAGTAATGGCCAGGAGCAAATTATTCAGTTACTACATATCTTTTGCTTTAAGCTAAAACATTTGCTTTAACAACTCTGGTTGTTAAAGAAGGCTTACAAAAGTTGTTTCCATACAGACTCTGAAAGTTCCAATGtttgtagttatttatttatttatacttatgAAAATAgcaatgaggttttgccatgttgcccaggctagtcttgaaccctcAGGCTCAggcaaccctcctgcctcggcttcccaaagtgctgggattacaaacatgagccaccatgcccagcttgtacTTTTGAAAAAGTACAAATGGCCTATAAAAGATAGTGATCCTTTGGTTCACAATTTTCCCAAAGGTAAATTCCCAAAGGTAAACCttacaggaatgcttttactactagaaaacaaatagcaagaaaTTCAAACCCAACTCCACTGATTTAGTTGTGTCGCCTTTATCAAGCTATATAACCAAAGActaaattttcttatctttaaaataaggatATTACCAATTTCATACATTCAATTATTGggcttaaaaataaacatctgttACATGCCTTAAAGGATGTATTTATTCAATGTCTGTTCAGTAGGGACCTATTCAGTTGGCTCTGGTGATTCAACAGTGGACCAAACAATGGGATGTGGCTCTCATGAAAttgttaggccaggcatggtggcttatacctgtaatcccagcacattgggaggctgaggcaggaggattgcttcagcccaggaattcgagacctgcctgggcaacatggtgaaaccctgtctctacaaaaaaatacaaaaattagcagggcgtgtggtggcatgtgcttgcagtcccagctacttgggaggaacctgaggaggcaggaggatcatttcagcCCTGGGGTCAAAGccacagtaagctgtgattgcaccactgcattcaagcctagGCGACAGGGTGAGAGACCCTgtcacccaaaaaaaaaaaaaaaaaaagaaagaaagaaaaatgtagtcTAGTGGTATAGGGCATAAGTTACTCTCAAAGAATTCATCAACTTCTATTTCCTTTTATCTGAAGAGatagaaatagtaaatattttctaatgaaaTGTTTTGAACAGGGAGAAATTTGAACTGACTTAAAAACTCATGAAGTCCTAAACAGTGTTCCCTTTTACGTTCTTAACTAAATCTTGTAGTGTTAATTTCCCTGTCTGCCAAACTTCTACTGAAAGGAATGAGGCACCAGATGGCAGGGCATTTTCTCATCCTCTCCACACACAGAAGGAGCAGTGTGAAGCTATTTCCCTTGCTGGGTTTCTCTTACTCTCCCAAAGGCAGTATCAGGAGCTGCAAAGTTGGAGAAAACACACAGACATCAcactcccccccaaaaaaaacaggaataaggaagaaaggaaaaacgaGCAAACAAACAGTTTCCTTCAAGTTTAGTAGACATTGCGATGAGCACTCAGCACTGTAAACGATCGTTCAAACTCTTAATCTAGTGAggggacttttatttatttatttatttatttatttgagaccgagtttcgctctcgttacccaggctggagtgcaatgatgcgatctcggctcaccgcaacctccgtctcctgggttcaagcaattctcctgcctcagcctcccaagtagctgggactacaggcgtgcaccaccatgcccagctaatttttgtatttttagtagagacggggtttcaccatgttgaccaggatggtctcgatctcttgaccttgtgatctactcgtgtcggcctcccaaagtgctgggattatagacgtgagccaccgcgcccagccgaggaGACTTTTAAATAGCCTCTAATAATGTTTAAATAGCCTCTgtcaatattaagaaaaataatggttgggcacagtggctcacgcctgaagcggaggcagttggatcaccagatcaggagttagagactagtctggtcaacacagtgaaacctcatctctactaaaaatacaaaaaattagccgtgtgtggtggtgtgtacctgtaatcccagctactggggaggctgcggcagcagaatcatgtgaacccgggagacaggttaaagtgaaccgagatcgtgccattgcactccagcctgggcaacagtaggAGACGCTGtctcgcagcactttgggaggccgaggcgggtggatcacgaggtcaggagatcgagaccatcctggtcaacatggtgaaaccccgtctctactaaaaatacaaaaaattagctgggcacggtggtgcgtgcctgtaatcccagctactcgggaggctgaggcaggagaattgcctgaacccggaaggcggaggttgcggtgagccgagatcgcgccattgcactccagcctgggtaacaagagcgaaactccgtctcttaaaaaaaaaaaaaaaaaaaaaaaaaaaaaaacaactaaaccaaaaaagaaaaacaaataggctagatgcagtggctcacgcgtgtaatcacagtggaaggatcatttgagcccaggagtttgagaccagcttaggcagcGTAGTGAGATCCcaatctccacaaaaaaaaaaagaaagaaaaaaaaagaaaaatagcccggcgtggtggcacctgtagtctcagcttcttgggagctgaggtgggaggattgcttaagaccCTAAAGTAGAGGCTAAAGttggattgcaccactgcactccaatctgagcgacaaagtgagaccctatctaaaaaaacaaaaataggcttGAAGATAAATTGTGTCGGTCCTTAACTTTAAGGCTTGAGATTCTCTTCCATGACACCCCGACACCACTACCCTAGCACGCCAAAAAGTCCAGAGTCTCTCATTATATCACAGGGCAAGGAAGAAATTCGGGTGCGAGGACCTCAGAAAAGAGAAATTCATGCAAGTCAGGGTCTTGCAGGTGCCAACCCTGATCCCCTAATTTTAGGAGGGCTCTTCTTACCTTTCCTCGATGAAAGTGATGTCGAATTAGTGGCAGAAGTGGAAGAACCAAGTACCTTCCTGGGAGCTCGAGCAGCCACCACTGTGAAGAGAAGCAGAAGAGGGCGTTCAGAAGGGGCAGGAGGATTCGGACACCGAGTCCTGGACCCAGCAGCTTGGAGAGGAGAACCTGGCGATCCAGAACAGCAGGATAACCTTACCCTGCCCCCGCGACTTCCTCTCGAAGGTAAAGGGGCCGGGCAGCCGCTCCGTGGCTAGCTGGATGAGTTTGGCGAACCGGGCCCAGGGGGACCTCTGGCGTCTGTCGCCTGTGGCCAGGCTGCCAGGAGGACaacccccgcccccgcccccgccgccgccgccctccGGTACTACACTCGATCGCCTCACCTTTTCTGTAGGTGCCTGGAACACTGTCTGCTTTAGTCCGCACCATGTTCAAACAAGATGAGGAGAGGACAGAACCAACTAACTTGCCAGCCGAGGATGTTTCACTGGACAAGGACCCGAAAGCTAATCTCCCGCCACAGTTTATATCGGTCTCTTTCCCGCGCGCTCCAAGGACTCTCCTGAACCACCTCTCCCATTGGTTCCGCGCCGTTCCCCCTGAACCAATTGCCAATGCCCAATGGTGACAGCAGCAAGGCTTCTTGCAGCGCGGATCCATCCATCAACACTCAAAGGCCCAGGATTCGTAGGCGCCCCAGGTGGGCGGTACCAGGACTCCCCTGGGTACCCGATAAGTGGGTGCTAAGTTTCTGAACTAGAGAAATGAGTCTgcttagaaaagaaaacccagcaAAGACAGCGAATTACAACCTATCTTCAAATGTTACTATAAGCTTAAGTCCATAATGATTGACTCCTGGAGGTGAAACCTGAAATTAAGTGGACTTTTTGATGCAAATCAAAATAGAAAGAACTTGAGAACTTTCCTTTAGTACCCCAGGCATGAACTCTTTGTACAGCATCAATACTAAAACAATTCTATGGAATGGAGAAAAGGAAGCGAATACAACTtatttacaaagatttttttttaatatcgtTAGGATGGTGTGAGACTAAACAAAAAACTGGGTggattgtatatacatatacacataaagaaACTAGTAAAACGTCTTTCTGAGAACTGAATAGTCTCAGAGCTCCTAAATAATCTGCCAAATCTACCCAGCgcagggactcatgcctgtaatcccagcactttgggaggcggaggtggaaggatagcttgattccaggagttagagaccagcctggccaacatggtgaaacccgtctctccaaaaaaatatatacaaaaat
Above is a window of Callithrix jacchus isolate 240 chromosome 8, calJac240_pri, whole genome shotgun sequence DNA encoding:
- the PCLAF gene encoding PCNA-associated factor isoform X1; this translates as MVRTKADSVPGTYRKVVAARAPRKVLGSSTSATNSTSLSSRKAENKYAGGNPVCVRPTPKWQKGIGEFFRMSSKDSEKENHIPEEAGSSGLGKAKRKACPLQPDHTDDEKE
- the PCLAF gene encoding PCNA-associated factor isoform X3; this encodes MVLCKIKQHVEVVAARAPRKVLGSSTSATNSTSLSSRKAENKYAGGNPVCVRPTPKWQKGIGEFFRMSSKDSEKENHIPEEAGSSGLGKAKRKACPLQPDHTDDEKE
- the PCLAF gene encoding PCNA-associated factor isoform X2, with amino-acid sequence MVRTKADSVPGTYRKVVAARAPRKVLGSSTSATNSTSLSSRKEHVLCNLITQMMKKNRTFSFVFE